Genomic segment of Salvia splendens isolate huo1 chromosome 12, SspV2, whole genome shotgun sequence:
AGAGTCTCAATCTAGCCCAAAGGATCTCAAGAAACCATCAAAGAATCCTAAATTCAGATTTCAGAAAAGCTCAAATTACATTGGAAACATTTCTACACATATTACACACAGTACATCCAGATTACAGCTAGTACAATTCGCAGAAACATTGAAATGAAACACAaggaataaaaaagaaagacaAAAAAGGAAGCGATAAAATCAGAATTCACAAGAGAAGACCTGGGAAGGCAATCGCCAAGCTTCAGATTTAGAAAAGCACATGTCATCTAAAGCTTCGCTCCGGCACCACCGGCACTTGGTGCTCTCACTGCATTCGGATCTGGAGCTCAATTCGCCGCAGCCACGTTTCGGATCGACCGATTTAGGGTTCCTAGTTTTGGCGTCGGAGGCGTTTAGCTTCGGTCCGCGGATTTGATTCCGAGAAGCATCATTGGGAATCACAGCAGCTTGTGATGGATTAGAGAAGATCAGCAACAAAACTGTAAGTATTAATTGAAATATTTCCATTAATTTTGATGAAAACGCAGACTTGCTGTAAGCTCGATCTCAACTCTCTAGTAGAGTGAGATTGAAGTAAGAGAAAGCTCAAATTCTGCTGTTTCGTACCTGGGGTCAGTTTGTAGTTTACATAAAATAAGAGGGGAAGAAAGAAAATTCCGGACGAGGTCAGTTTGTAATTATGGAGTAATATAAGTTGCTTTTCCTCAAACGAAGATTACCGAAATTATTTGATAAACCAAACACGGCACGACCTTTCGACGTCACCGCAaattatttcatagaggtttatatttaaattgtgtatatTCTTCCCCGATTCGTTTTGCAATCaaaatttaatcttttttttatgCATTGACTACCGAAAAATTGGGAATATTAGTTTCATTAGTATGCCGGAGCTGTGAAATGCTTATTGATCGAGTTTAGAAGCATTTCCGAATTTGAAAACCGAGGATCTGATTCCAATTTTCAGACGGTTTGTCTTCCTCTGATCATCCTATATGAATTTCTTGATTCAACTTTGGTGTTTAATTTCTGAAATTAGTTTTGTATGTCATTGGATTTTCGTTGAGGTTCTTGACTCAGTTATAGTACTTTTAGCTCATCAAGCTATGTTATTCTTTGGTGTTTAAAAGGTTTCTCAAAGCTAACAGAAATTAAATTGAGGTAAAATCATGTGATAGTGGTGATTGACATGCCTCCTTTGTAGTTTTCCGTTGCCTTATTTGTTGTGTATCTATTTTCCCTCTTTTTCGTGTCTCATTGTGTTCTTGTTTCAGAGTTGGGTTTCTGTAGTGGATATGTGTTTCTTTACGAAGAGATATTCTGTTAACGGAGTGATGACTAACACCAAATCTTTAAGAGACTAAATTTGACTTGTTATGTGCTCTATGGCTGATGCCATTTTTCTGATATTAGGATTGCTATTATCATCTGAGGAGAAGAGGTGTTCTCTTTAAAGAATCGAGTGGCAGTTTATGAGCTAAAGAATGGATTTTTCTCATGAAACTAGTGATCTTCAATCGTTTAAGGACCATGGGGAGAATGTAACGGGTAGCAGAAGCTCCGTTTTCCTAGCTGAAGAGTCTGTTTCTGACTTTTGTTCTAAGCAAGAAAACCGGGAGAGTAATACAAAAGTGAATCCTACGAGCCAACACGATGATTTGGAAAACTGTCTTCTTGAATTGGCTGAAAATCCAAGCGAGGACTCTATGCGCCAAATTATATCCGATACTGGGAAACTTGACCTCAAGTCTTCACCTGATGAAGTAGGACAGTCAATTTATGATCATGACATCTCCAGTTCTGCTGATTCGGGTGATAGGTTACCTAAGTGTGAAGAGGAGCCTAATACTAGGAATGGAGATCCAGCTCATCTAATATCTAGGACTAAGGGATGTGATTCTTCGTTAACTGTAGAGAATGATGAAGGGAATGCAACTTTGGATCCACACATAAGCACTATGGATATCAATGGGGCACTGTCACCCCAAAATATAGTGGTTGATAGCAAGGGAGATTCGGGTTCCAGAAATTGTGAAGAAGAGAAATACTTCTATTATGAAACGCCTCTTTGTGAAGACACGGGGGCTTGGATACCTGTTTCTGTCCCTCCAATGACCGAAAATGACCGTGAAGAGTGGACCAGAGGGCGGTGCTCAAATGGTGGTTACGTTCCTGAAGAAGATATGGGCTGGAATCAGTACATTGGTGAAGATAAAGAATTGACCATGTGGGATGTGGTGGTGGAGATGTTACTTGCAGCGCGTGGAAAGTTGAATTCTCTTGCTTCTGGGGATATTATAGGAATGTCGTTGATATCCACCCAGTTAGTTGAGCAAGCATGGAAGGAAATGGCTCAGACCCTGACAGAGGCCAACTTCAGTAGCACCCAAGAAATTCTCGAATCAGAACCACCTAAATGGCTGCCGGATAGCTCGGCTTCTTCCTGTATGCTTTGTGGTGTGCGTTTCCATCCTATTATGTGCACAAGGCATCATTGCAGGTTTTGCGGAGGGATCTTTTGTAATGAGTGTACCAAAGGAAGGAGCTTGTTGCCTGAAAATTTCCGTACCGGAGATCCTCAAAGAGTTTGTGATGTATGCTGTGTGCGCCTCGAGTCTGTGCAGCCTTACTTGATGAATCAAGTGAGTCGTGCTTCGCAGTTCCCAACTCATGATTTGACAGACTTGAGCACTTTAAGATCTTGGGTGAATTTCCCATGGGGACAGTCGATGGAATACGAGATTTACAAAGCTGCAAACACAATCTGTAGCTATGCTAGCGTATGAACCTTAACCCCAACAGTTATTATTAGTAATCTTGAAAGTCCATACATGAAATACGATTaaactataattttttttcacccGAAAGTTATTTTCTTGTGCCATGTTATCAGGTTGGTTTGAGACAAGAGAAGAGAATTCCAGAAGCCATTTTGCGAGATGCAAAGGGGCTTGCGATACTTACAGTTGTGAAGGTTGGAGCTGTGGTTACCTACAATGTTGGAACTGGGTTGGTGGTTGCTCTTAGGGAAGACGGATCTTGGTCTCCACCCTCTGCCATTTCTTCCTTTGGTGCCGGCTGGGGCGCACAGGTTAAGTGGATTACTTTCTTTGTTATCAATAGCTGTTTCGTTCATGAGGTTCTGCATTTATTGTGTTTAAACGAGTGGTTGAAACTGTTTTCGACAAGACTAGAGCTTACAGAAGTAGCTTCATCAAAAAGTGctcaatattaataatttatgtatattaCTCTGCAGGCAGGAGGAGAGTTAACTGACTTCATAATCGTGTTGAGAACATACGACGCTGTGAAAACCTTCTGCAGCGATGCACACGTCTCAATCGGAGCTGGTGCCAGTGCTGCTGTAGGAACCATTGGACGTACTGCGGAAGCTGGTCTGAGAGCTGGTGATGGTGGATACGCCGCTTGCTATACATACAGCTGCAGTAAAGGTCGCCTTTCCGTCTAGCCTCTTAATTAGTTAATCTAGAAATAACAAGAGGGCCGAAAATCTAAATTCATATCATGGTGTGCAGCAGTTGATTGATTAAAGGTTATATTTTGTATTGCAGGTGCCTTCATCGGGTGCTCTCTCGAAGGAAGCATGGTCACAACCCGCGCTCGAGAGAATTCCAGATTTTATGGCAGCCAATCACTCGACGCGTTAAAGATTCTTCTTGGTTCGTTACCTCAGCCGCCTGCGGCAGCCACTCTTTACCGGGCACTGGAAGACTTGTATAGGCAGATGGAGAGATGATTGTATATATGGTGAAATAGCAAGAGGAGTTTGCACTTTGTACAGAATCACTCATTTGTTAGCTGTATAAAAATAGTTGGTGGTTGGAAATGGTTATGGCGTGTGGATACAATGGTGATGCACATACAAAGAAACTCTAATTGTGCCATTTTAATCACAGTTTCGATGAATTATTTCATATCTGATTCCTTGTTTACTAAATTTGTTTGTATGATACCGAAATGCAACTTCGTAAGGTTGGTGCCAATATTGTTGGAACTTGGAAGTTATTTACGAGTATAAATTTATCAGTAATTTTTACGGTtcagtaattttttattttttatttttgtcttaAATCAAATTGAAAAACAATTTTGTAAAACTAAAATCAAATTGTCCGACAAAAGAAAATCTAAACTACAAAAACCAATTGGAAACAAAAAATTGAGATTTTACAAATGTATcccaaaaattgaaaaactatAAAATTCAACTACTGTTTTTCTATATTTAACAAGTTGTCACAACCAATTAACATATAAAATCTATCATGACATTCATTAATATTAGCCAACATAAGTACTGGATCGCCCACATACGTAGGGCTTCTTATAAGAATAATATTACatagtattaaaattaaatttgaaaatttcagGTTTTATACTATATCTAAACTGATTcgaatgaaaaaatgaaaacttGTCAAAAATTTCAAACTGAATCGAAACTTAAAAAGACAAAcaaatttgtatatttcaatttaattcagatcaaatattcaattttccaGTATTTTATTCACCCTTAGTTAAGACTGGGGTAAATGGAAACTTAATTAAACGATGTGAAggtaataaaaataatgaatcaaAGAGAGACAAGTTGCTCCGACAGATATCTGTAACGAGTGTGATCTTTTGACTCTGAAAGTACAGACCaaattacaaaagaaaaaggggaaaaaatCACAGAACAAACAGATAGGGCAGGACAGGACGACGATCGATCAGTGTTGagggaaaaagaataaaaagaatatgcagGCTATTGTGTGAGGATGAGAAACATCTGCTCAAAAATTGCAGACCCAACTACATGACATGAGAAAGCTATTTATAGTCCAACCTTTTGTATCCTCAAAGGCcacaatcaatttttttttaaaggaaAAACAATTCTGATCCTGCTGTGTTTTTTGGTTTCAAGTGGATACCAGAAAGATCAGCTCTAATTAGTAGAGTACAACATAATGTGCACACTTCACCTGAAAATAAACCGTTTTCAATCATTAGTTCAAGGAAAAAGGAGTAGATGGTTTTGTTATATAGTACCTGGTGGTAGAATTGCCAAGAGTAAGCTCGAGGTCATCGGGAACA
This window contains:
- the LOC121758391 gene encoding lateral signaling target protein 2-like: MDFSHETSDLQSFKDHGENVTGSRSSVFLAEESVSDFCSKQENRESNTKVNPTSQHDDLENCLLELAENPSEDSMRQIISDTGKLDLKSSPDEVGQSIYDHDISSSADSGDRLPKCEEEPNTRNGDPAHLISRTKGCDSSLTVENDEGNATLDPHISTMDINGALSPQNIVVDSKGDSGSRNCEEEKYFYYETPLCEDTGAWIPVSVPPMTENDREEWTRGRCSNGGYVPEEDMGWNQYIGEDKELTMWDVVVEMLLAARGKLNSLASGDIIGMSLISTQLVEQAWKEMAQTLTEANFSSTQEILESEPPKWLPDSSASSCMLCGVRFHPIMCTRHHCRFCGGIFCNECTKGRSLLPENFRTGDPQRVCDVCCVRLESVQPYLMNQVSRASQFPTHDLTDLSTLRSWVNFPWGQSMEYEIYKAANTICSYASVGLRQEKRIPEAILRDAKGLAILTVVKVGAVVTYNVGTGLVVALREDGSWSPPSAISSFGAGWGAQAGGELTDFIIVLRTYDAVKTFCSDAHVSIGAGASAAVGTIGRTAEAGLRAGDGGYAACYTYSCSKGAFIGCSLEGSMVTTRARENSRFYGSQSLDALKILLGSLPQPPAAATLYRALEDLYRQMER